CGGCGCGCGGTGTTCCGCGGCGGCGGCCTACCTGAAGCCGGCGCTGGATCGGGACAACCTGACCGTCGAGACGGGCGCGCAGGTGACCGAGGTGACCGTCGAGGGCGACCGGGCGACCGGCGTCGTCTTCGAGCAGGACGGGGAGCGCCACGAGGTCGCCGCCGAGTCCGAGGTGATCCTCAGCGCCGGCGCGGTCAACTCCCCGCAGTTGCTCATGCTCTCGGGGATCGGCCCGGCCGACCACCTCCGCGAGCACGGGATCGACGTCGCGGTCGACAGCCCGGGCGTCGGCCGGAACCTCCAGGATCACCTGTTCGCGTTCACCGTCTACGAGCGGACGAGCGGGCCGCCCGACCCCGCACCGACGACGAACATCGCCGAGAGCGGCGGGTTCGTCCGGACAGATCCGGACCTGGACGCGCCGGACTTACAGTTCCACTTCGCGCCGGTCTACTACATGGAACACGGGTTCGCCAACCCCGAGGAGGGCATGGGCTTCTCCATCGGCGCGACGCAGGTCCGCCCGGAGAGCCGTGGGCGGATCGCGCTCGACTCGGCCGATCCGTTCGACGACCCCGTCATCGATCCCCGGTACCTCTCCGACGAGCGGGACCTGGAGGTGCTCGTCGAGGGGATCGAACGCTCGCGGGAGATCGCACAGGCGGCCCCGCTCGACGAGTACCGCGGCGACGAGGTCTGGCCAGGCGAAGACGTCCAGACCGAGGACGAGATCAGGGAACACGTCCGCGAGACGGCGCACACGGTCTACCACCCCGTCGGGACCTGCAAGATGGGCGACGACGACGCGGCCGTCGTCGACGACCGCCTGCGCGTCCACGGCGTCTCCGGCCTCCGGGTCGTCGACGCGTCGGTGATGCCGACGCTCACCAGCGGGAACACGAACGCCCCGACCATCGCTATCGCGGAGAAGGCCGCGGACCTGATCAGAAACCGGTGAAGACGATCGGCGTGGGCGTGAAGGTGAGGACGGCGAACACGAGCGTCACGGCCGCGACGGCCTGCCGCCGGGCGTCCACGGGCGTCTGGTCGAGGGGGTCGGCCCCGCCGAGACGGGTGAAAAGCAGGGCCAGCAGCCCCCAGAAGCCCCAGAGGCCGGCGACCATCCAGGCGTCCAGGATCGCGTAGGTGTAGGCGGCCAGCCCGAACAGGGCCAGGGGGACGAGTAGCTGGAGGCGGTCCAGCCAGTCGCCGATCAGCGCCCGGAGGACGTGCGCGCCGTCGAGTTGCCCGACCGGGAGCAGGTTCAGGAAGGTGACGAACGCGCCGACCCAGCCGCCGATGACGACGGGGTTGGCGATCAGCGACGGGTCGCTGTAGCGGAGCGGTTCTCCAAGCACCAGCGCGATGCCCTGGATCAGCGGCGGGTAGCCCAGCCGATACTGCTCGGCGATGGACGTGCCGGCGGCCGCCCCCACGTCGACGGGGGGCAGGGAGACGCCGATGGCGGTGACGACGATCGTCGCCCCCAGGCCCGCGAGCGGCCCGGCGACGCCGATGTCGAAGAGGACCCGGCGGCTCGGGATGTGCTCGCGCATCCGGATCACCGCGCCCCAGGTGCCCAGGAAGTTCGGCATCGGGATGAAGTAGGGCAGCGAGACCTCGACCTCGTGGTACCGGGAGAGGGCGTAGTGGCCGAACTCGTGAATCCCCAGGACCGTGAGCACCGAGAGGGCGAAGGGCCACGCCTGCAGCAGCAGTTCGGGGTGCTCCTCGACGGGGAGCCCGTACCACCGGGCGCCGGCCAGCAGCGTCGTCCCCACGGTGATACAGAACAGGAGGACGTTCGTCCAGGGGACGCCCTCGACGCCCGTCGATCGCTCGGTCGCGACGAGGACGTGCTCGCCGGTCTCGCGGGCGATCCGGACGCGATAGCCGCGTTCGCGAAAGAGCGGGGCCAGTCGCTGGAGGGCCGCCTCCTGGGCGCCGCGCAACTCCCCGTAGTACCGGACGTCGCCGTCGTCGACCTCCACGTCGTAGACGCGGAAGAAATCGGGGAGCGACTCGGGGTCGGGCACCTCCGGCGGCAGCGACGCAGGCGTCGACGACGGCGGAGTCGACATCGGCGGCGCTAGGGACGCGACGGGTAAATACCTGTTCGCACGCCAGCGGGCGGGTGCGGGTCGGGCAGCGTCACTGGCTCGGGGCAGTCCCCGGCGGCTCGTAGACGTACACGAGCGCGTCCGTGACCACGAGGTATCGGCCGCGGTCCGGAACGTGCAGGACCCGCGTCTCGCTATCGATCGCGGCGTCGACCAGCGCGTCGAGCGAGGCGACGGCGAAAGTGGGACGCGACGCGACGTCGCCCGCGAGCGCCCCCGTGGTGATCCAGTCGTCGTAGGCGGCGCGGTCCGCGGCGAAGGCGAGGCGTTCGCGCTCTTCCGCCGACACCGCGAGGCGGCCCGTCAGCTGGAGGGTCCCCAGCCCGACGAGTCCGGCGCTTCCGACCAGCAGGAGCAGGACGGAACCCACGCCACGCACCGGCCCGTAGGTCGCGGGGACCGTCGCGGTGTCCGTCGTCTCGACGGCAGTCGTCTCCCGGTCCCCCTGGGAGACTGCGTAGGTGGCACCCCCGAGACCGAGGTGGAGTTCGTAGGCCTCGGTCAGGTCGACCGGCCGCCCCTCGATGGTCCCCCGCACGCGAACGGTCGTCCGGACGGTCGCCTCGGGGCGGCCGGGGTCGCCGCCCAGGTCCGCGTCGATGCGGTCGGCGCGGTCGGCCAGCGCCGAGACGTTCACGCCGAACGGGACCCTGACCACACCGTCGCCGGCGACGGTCGTCGATTCGCTCCCGGCGAGCGGGCGCGTCTCGCGCCAGTACTCGGTCTCGCCCGTGCGGTCGACCGAGCGCGTCACGAGTTCGGCCCGGGTCGTCACCGTCACCGGGTCGTCGTGCGGCGAGTCGTAGCGGTAGACGAGCGTCCCGTTCAGGACCGGGGCGACGCTCGTGAAGTAGACCGACCGGTCCCGCAGCGTCGTCCCCGCGGGGTACAGGTCCGTGGACCGCGCGACCGTCGCCCGGTGGTCGTAGCCCCCGCTGCGCTCGAAGAGGACCTCGGTGCGCCGTTCCTCTGCCGTGCCCGGGGCGACGTGCGTGTCGAAGACGAGCAGACCGCCCCCGGCGAGGGCGAGGACACCGAGAACGAGAAGGAGCGTCCGCCAGTCGGCGAGCGCCACCCGCAATCGGTCCCATCGGTCGACGGCCGCAGAGTCGGCGGTCGACGGCGGCGGCGTCATCGCACCCACCGCCGGAGTCGGACGCGAAGCGGCACGGGGCGAGTTCGGGCCGCCAGCCCGCCGCGAGCGACGAGGACTCGCCCGACGAGCAAGACGGGGCCGGCCACCAGCGCGTCGACGACCAGGATCGGGAGCCACGGATGGATCCCGCGGAGCGCGGCCAGGACGGACGTCGGCAGCACGGCGAGATAGCGGTCCTCGACGAGCGCGTAGCGGTAGTAGCCCGTCGCCGGTGGCGCGGTGATCGAGACCGTGGCGTTCGTCGCAGTGGTGCCCTCGACGGAAACGTGGTCGGGCGTCACCGCCACGGCGTCGTCGGGCGCTTCGAGGAAGGCCACGACGGGTACGAGCCCCGGGTTCCGCAGCGAGTAGTTCGTCGTCTCGGTCGTCCCGGCTTCGATCACGCGCGGCCCGGGCGCGTCGGTGTCGGCGCTGACCACGTCGAGTCGCGTCGCACCGGCCGGGAGCACCACGCTCGCGGTCGTCACGGCGACGACGAGGACGACCAGCGCGAGGACGAGCGCGTTCCCGTCCAGCGACGGCCCAGCGCCCTCCCGCGTCGGGCGCCGGTCCGCCCGGACCGTCCCGACCAGGTAGAGGGCGACACCGAGGACGCCGAGGACGAGAACGAGTCCGGCGTGGGCTCCGAGTCCCAGCGCGGTGGCGACCGGGGCCGCGAGCCCGCGGATACCAGTCACGACTCGGCCGACACCGGGGAGCACCAGGACGTCGCCGCCGACGGCGAGGGCGGTCGCGACGACCTGTTCCTCGCGGACCGGCGGCTCGACGCTCTCCTGGTCGGTCACCGCGTTCGCGTCCCCCTTCGTGACGTAGCCCGCGTCGGTCACCGCGACGACCCGGTGCGTCGTCAGCCCCCCTCCCTGGAGCCGTTCGGCTCGATAGGTCACCACGTCGCCGGGTTCGACGGGGCCCGCGAGCGCGGCCGGGACGGCGACGAAGCCGTCGCCCGGCTGGAGGGTCGGCGCCATGCTCCCGGTCTCGACGTAACTCAACAGCACGGGCTGCCCGAGCACCAGGCCGAGCAGGACGGCGACCGCCAGGCAGGCGACGAGGAGTTGTCCGCCGCGCACCAGCAGGCGACGCGCGGTCACGACGGCGCCTCCGCGGGACCAGTACAGGCGACGGTCACCGTGCGAGTCGCGCGGATTTCCGTGTCCGGGCCGGTCGCGACGATCGATAGCGTCCACTCCTCCTGGAACTGCCCGCGACCGCCGCAGACGACCGCGGCGGTGACCGTGGCGGTCTCGCCGACCGACAGCGGGCGCACCCACTCGTCGGTCCCCGAGCGCGGCGGCCGGGCGTCCGGATCCGCGATGGTGACCCGAACCGTATCCAGGTCGGCGGGCAGCCGGTTGTGGAGCCGCAGCAGCCCCACCTCCCGCTCCCGGCCGTTGGCCAGCGGCGGGTCCAGCGGCTCGAGGCCGAGGGACGCCTCGGCGTCGGTGCCGGTCGCGATCGACGCCGCGCGGTCGGCGCTCACGGCCGTCGTCCCGGCCGAGCCGGTGACGGCGAGTGCGACCGCCAGCACGACGCACGCGACGCCGAGCCGTGCGAGTGCAGTCACGGTCGGGTCCGGACGACCGAGGTCGTCAGTGCCGGGCCGGGCCGGCGTGCATTCCGCATTCAGTCGTCACCGACCGCTTCGGCGTTCAGGAAGCCGTTCTCCATGAGCTGGCGGTCTGTCGGCTCCATGTTGTCCGGGTCGGTGACGAACGAGTCGCCCGGGAAGAAGTTCGCGTCCGGGAAGGCGGTCTCGTCGACGTTCCAGTCGGCCCCGGGGAAGAACGTGCTGTCCGGGAAGAACGCGCTGTCAGGGAAGAATATGCTGTCGGGGAAGAACGTGCTGTCCGGGAACGCCGTCGCCGGCGTCACCACGACCCCGTTCGCCATGACGGTCGCCTCGGCGTCGCCGAGGACGACGCCGTCGGCGGCGACCGTCTCACCGGGGACGTACACGAGGTCGTCAGCGGCGAAGGCGTCCGAATCGAACAGCGTGTCCGGGAACCAGGTCTCGCCCGGCTGGAACGCCGCGTAATCCGTGTAGTACGCCTTCGGCACGGCCGAAGCCGGGAGCGCGACGTAGCTGTCGCGGAGGTAGGCGTCCGCGGTCTTGCTGTAGAGCGCGCCGTCCGAGTTCACGAAGGCCGTCCCGTTGACGAGCAGCGAGGAGTTCTCGCGGTCGAATTGCGCCGCTTCGACGGGCGCGTCGCCGCCATCGCCGACGATGGCGTTCGCGTTGATACGCACGGTTTCGAGGAGCGTCGTCCCGACGTCGACGCCGCGCGTGTCGATACCGATCCCCACGGTGACGGACTCGCCCGGTGCGAGGGCGACCGCGCCCTCGGGGCCGGCGTCGAGCGGCTGGAAGGATCCGAAGCCGGTGATGGCCGTCCCGTCACCGCCGTCGGAATCGGGGGCGTAGAAGACGACCTCCTCGACGCCGTCTTCGAGCCAGACGCCGACGGTCTGGGTCCCCTGGTTCGTCACCGTGAACACGTCGTCGATGCGCGTGCGAGCCTCCGTCCCGACGCCGGTGTCTCCGGCGATATCGAGACTCAGGACGCCGTTCGCGTCGACGGTCGCGTACGCGCCGTTGGGGCCGTCCGAGGGTGCCAGACCGAGCACCTGTTGGTCGTCGTTGACGACTTCGACTGCGGCCGCCCTGTCGGCGGTGATCGCGGTGAACGCGCCGGTTGCCGTGACCGCTGCCACGACGACGGCGAGTCCGAGCGTTGCCACTGCGAGGTTCCGTGTATAGCGTGTACTCATCGTTTCCCCCGCCGAGACCCCATCAGCAGGGACCGACCCACCGGCCCGTCCGAATCGTCTCGACTGGTTACCGTCAAGAAGCCAGCTGCGCATATATAAGTTGTCGTACACTTGACGTTCAGACGTTCACGGCGTGAACGTTTCGGCAGAGTGCGTCCCGTGAGGCTCTCCGGACCGATCGCTCGATCCAGTGTTACTCCACGAAGAACCGATTACGGAGAAATATCAGCTGCCGTCACTTTCGTCGCCGCGGCCCGGTACTCGTCGAGCGTCCCGGTCGCCCAGTCGTGGAGCCGGGGGTCGGTCGCCTCCAGAAGCGCCTGTGATCGCCCCCGGTCGTCGTCGATGCCGAGCGAGATCAGGTCGTCCGCGACGGCGAGGATGTGCGGGATCTCGCCGTCGTAACGGAAGACGGTGGCCGCCGACGACGCTGTCAGGTCCCGGAGTTTCGCGGCGAGATCCGGGTCGCTCGCGACGACGGAGAGGACCTCGGCGGTGACGATCATCTCCAGGGTCAGTTCCCCGTCCATGACGCGTCGGTGGACGGTATCGACGATCGCCGGGGTGAACGCGTGGGAGAGCATCGCCAGATCGGTGGCCTCGCGCACGGTTTCGTGGGCGCGCCGGAGCGCGGCCTGGGGGTCCGATCGCTCGGGCGTGACCACCGTCGCGTCCGCCAGCCAGGTCACGTCCAGTCCCAGATCCGCGAGAGGGAGCCACTCGAGCACGTCTCCGAGGGTCGCCGCGGCCGTGAGCCGGTCGTCGAAGTCCGCCAGGGCATCGGCCACGACCTCACCCATCGGCGTCAGCGCGTACGCGTCGTCTCGCTGCCGCACCCAGCCGAACTCGACCAGATCCGCGAGCACGCGGCCCGCGGTCACCCGGTTGACGTCGGCCTCCCGCTGGAGCGTCCGCCTGTCCCGCGGACCGGCGGCCAGCGTCTCGAACAGCCGAATCCGGTTGCGCGACCCGCCGAAGAACTCGAGGGCGTCGAACACGTCGGTCATCTCTCTGGAACGGGTATGGGAACCGACTTGAGTCTACCCGCTCGGCCGCGAGTGCGGCGGTACGTCGCGGCCGCAGAGCGACGACAGCCCCGTCAGTCCTCGACTTTCACCAGCTGCTTGCCGACGTTGACGCCCTCGAAGAGCCCGAGGAACGCCTCGGGCATGTTCTCGAAGCCCTCGGTGACGGTCTCGCGGTACTGCACGTCGCCGGCCTGGACCCACTCGGCCAGCTGTTCCGTGGCCTCGCCGAACCGGCCGGCCCAGTCCCGGACGAGCAGCCCCTCGACGCGAGCGCGGGTCTCGATCAGGCCCGCCAATTTGCGGGGCCCCATCGGCTGCTCGGTGGCGTTATAGAGGGAAATCTGGCCGCAGATCGCCACGCGGGCGCGGACGTTCAGGTGGGCGAACGCGGCGTCCGTGATCTCCCCGCCGACGTTGTCGAAGTAGACGTCGACGCCGTCGGGACAGGCCTCGCCGACCGCGGCGTAGAGGTCGTCGGTCTCTTTGTAGTTGATCCCCGCGTCGAAGCCCAGGTCCTCGGTCAGCCAGTCGATCTTCTCGTCGGCACCCGCGATGCCGACGACGCGACAGCCCGCGAGCTTGCTGATTTGGCCGACGACGGAGCCGACCGCGCCCGCCGCACCGGAGACGAGGACGGTGTCGCCGGGGTCCGGTTCGGCGACTTCCAGCGTCCCGAAGTAGGCCGTCCGGCCGGGCATCCCCAGCACGCCCAGCGCGGTCGAGACGGGCGCGAGGTCCGGATCGACGGGCTGGAGCGCGTCGCCGTCCGCGACGCTGTACTCGGCCCACCGGAGGTTCCCCGTGGCGACGTCGCCTTCCTCGAAGTCGGGGTGGTTCGATTCGACCACGTCACCGACCACGCCGGCTTTCATCACGTCGCCCACGTCCCACGGCTCGGCGTAGGACTCGGCGTCGCGCATCCGGCCGCGCATGTACGGGTCGACCGAGAGGTAGCGGGACTCGAGCAGGACCTCCCCGTGATCGGGTTCGGGCACGTCGCCCTCGCGCAACTCGAAGTTGTCCATCGTCGGTTCGCCGGTCGGGCGACTCTCCAGGATCCACTGCCGGTTGGTGCCAGCCATGACTCCGGGAAACGGGTCTCTGCCAGTTCAGTGTTCGGTTCGGCGAACCCGCCAGCTCGGCCCCCGAGGCTCCCGACAGGCCCAAACGGCTCCCTTCCCTAGGCGGGGCCATGGCAGACGACACCCCCGAGGTGACCGCGGACCTCCCGGACAGCCCGATTCACACGACAGGGACCGACCACATCACGCTGATCGGCAGCAACGAGGCGGACACGATCGAGTTCTACCGCGACCTGCTGGGGATGCCGCTGGTGCTCCGCCAGCCCAATCTCGACGACCCCTCGTCGACGCACCTCTTCTTCGACACCGGCGACGGCCGGATCATCACCTTCTTCGTCGGCGACCGACCGTCGAACCAGCAGCCCCCGCGGGGCGGCGTGGGGGGCGTCCACCACCTCGCGCTCTCGATCGACCCCGAGCGGTTCGTCGAGATCCGGGAGGCGCTCGAGGACGCCGATCGCCACTACAACGAGTTCGACCGGGGTATCTTCCACTCGCTGTACACCCGCGACCACAACGGCTTCCTGCTCGAACTGTCGACGGACAAGTTCTCCGTCCCCGACGAGCGCAAAGGGGAGGTACTGGCGACCGCCCAGCGCATCCGCGAGGAGGCCGGCGCGGACTTCGCCCGCGAGGAAGATATGGAGGCGGCGCTGAACGAACTCGGCATCGAGTACGAGAAGGTGGAACTGCCCGACGCGCCGAGCGGGTCGACGTTCTGAGCAGCCACCGGTTTCCCGTCGTCTGAGAGAGCGGAGCGCTCTCGTGATGTCGCCAGACGTCTTCGACTTCTGACTGCTAACCAGACCGCTCCGCGTTCTGGTACTGACGAAAGGCGCGAAGCGCCCCCATCAGTGAACAGTCGACACACACCACCGGTATCATTTACCCGTCGTGGACCGGTTGGGAGAGTATGGAGTCGTATCCTGGCTTCCACTCGCTCGAGGACGAGCGGGCGGCGTCCCTCGCCGTCGAGGGATCACTCCCCGAGTGGTTGACCGGGAGTCTCATCCGCAACGGCCCAGGAACCTTCTCGCTCGCCGGCGGCGAGAGCGTCGATCACTGGTTCGACGGTCTGGCAATGTGCTACCGGTTCACCTTCGACCCCGGCAACCAGGCCAGAGGATCCACCACCGGAGCGGAGGACGCCGTCCACTACCGGAACCGATTCCTCGAAACGGACGCCTACGAGGAGGCCCGAACAGGGCAGTTCACGGGCGGGTTCGCCACCGGTGAGACCACGCTTCGGGAACGCCTCAGAGCGTTCGTTACCGAGCCGTACGACAATACCAACATCATCGTCGAACGGATCGGCGACCGCTACCTCGCGCTGACCGAATCACCGCGCGCCGTCGTGGTCGATCCGGACACGCTCGGGGTCGAGGGACACTTCCAGTACGACGGGTCTGCACCCGTCGGTCAGCTCGCGTGCGCCCACTTGAAACGCGATCCCGCCACGGGGACGATGTTCAACTTCGAGACGGAATTCGGCCGCACCAGTACCTATCACGTACACGCCCTGACAGACGACGGCGGACGGCGACACGTCGGCAGCGTCGAGACGGATGCGCCAGCGTATATGCACAGCTTCGCGTTGACTCCACGCTACGTCGTCCTCACGGAGTTCCCGCTCCGGGTGAACCCGCTCACCTTCCTCACACCGGGGCGGCAGGCCCCGTTCATCGAACAGTTCGAGTGGCAGCCAGACCGCGGAACTCGGGTGATCGTTATGGATCGATCCAGCGGCAGGGTACTCGCGGAGCCCGTCGCGGATGCCGTGTTCGGTTTTCACCACGTCAACGCGTTCGAGCGGGACGGCGGGACGGAACTCGTCTTCGACGTGGAGACCATTCCGGACGCGACCGCCATCGGGGAACTCTCCCTGGAAAGCCTCCGCGACGGTGATCTGAACGCCATCGCGGGGCGTCTCGAGCGATTCACTGTCGACCTCGGGGGCGTGACGGGACGTGCCCGATACGGCGCCGAAGACACAACTGTAAGCCGGGAAATGCTGTACGACGATGGCACGGCCCTGCCGACAGTCTCGCCGGCACGCTGGTGTCGGTCGCACCGCTACGTCTACGCGATGAGTATGGACCAACCGGCGACCGAGTGGGCGACCGGCGTGGTCAAGTACGATACGGAAACCGGCGACGTGAGCGAATTCGATAGCGGCGGCGACTACTTCGGCGAGCCAATATTCGTCCCCGGAGACGGCGCTACCGAGGATGCCGGCGTGGTGCTGACGGTGGCTCTGGACGTCGACGCGGGCCGCTCGCGCCTGCTCGTCCTCGACGGTCAGCGGTTCGACGAGCGGGCGCGAGCCGTCCTCCCTCACTTCGTCCCCTTCGACTTCCACGGCCGGTACTTCCCCGAGGTCCGGGCGAAGCCCGCCGGTTGACTGCAGCCCCCTGGACCAGTGGTGCGGCGCAGGACTTCCGCAGCGGGCTATCCCGTGATGCGATCTCGGGCAAAGACGAGACTGTCAAGGAACCCTTCTTGCTGGATATGCGCCCTGTATGCAGCAGAGTCACCTGATCGTCAACGAGGTCTGGTAGAACCGACAGCGATACCTCGACGGACACACGGAGCAGGTTGTTCACGCTCAGCGGAGTTGAAATCGATCCTCCTGTGATCCATGTAACGACACGCTGCAGTTTTACTAGCCCCTGTGGCGGACTTCGAGGGGAGACACCCTGCCGATCAACCGGGAAGAAACCGGCCAACAGTAGTCTTCGGCTCCCTCAGAACGCCCGGAAGTACTGCGACGGCACGTCGACCGCCTCCTCTCTCCCCAGTTTCTGCGCGGCGTGGAGCGTGAAGTACGGATCCCGCAGGTGCTCCCGGCCGACGATCGCCAGGTCGCCCCGGTCGTTTCGCACGAGGGCATCGGCCTGTTCCGGCGTCGTGATGCCGCCGACGGCGCCGACCTTCAGGTCTTCCGGTGCCGCCTCGCTCTCTTCTCTAATGCGCCGGCCGTAACTGATCTGGTAGCCCGGTCCCCCGTCGGGCACCTGCTGGTCGGGGTGGATCCCGCCGCCGGAGACGTCGATGAGGTCGACGCCGGCCTCGCTCGCCCGGTCGGCGAAGCGGATCGAGTCGTCGACGGTCCACGAGTCGCGATCCGGGAGCCAGTCGGTCGCGGAGATGCGGACGAACAGTGGCCTGTCGTCGGGCCAGACCTCGCGGACGGCTTCGATCACCTCGAGGGGGAAGCGGATCCGGGACTCGAAGTCACCCCCATAGGCGTCGTCGCGGGTGTTGGTGACCGGCGAGAGGAACTCGTGGAGGAGATAGCCGTGGGCGGCGTGGACCTCGGCGATCTCGAAGCCCGCGTCGCGGGCCCGGCGGGCCGCGTCGGCGAAGGCCTCGCGCACGTCCGCGAGGTCGGCCTCGGTGGCCCGGCGGATCGGCGGCGCGTCGGCCTCGTAGGGGTAGGGCTCGTCGGTCGGCGCGAGCGTCTCCCAGCCACCCTCGTCGGGCTGGAGGGGGCCGTGGCCTTCCCACGGGCGAGACGTGGCGGCCTTCCGGCCGGCGTGGGCGAGCTGGATGGCGGGGGCGCTCCCCTGCTCGCGGACGAATTCGGTGATGTCCGAGAGGGCGTCGGCGTGCTCGTCGCTCCAGATTCCCAGGTCCTCGGGGGAGATGCGACCGCGGGGCTCGACGGCGGTGGCCTCGGTCATCACGACGCCAGCGCCACCCACGGCGCGGCTGGCGAGGTGCTGGAAGTGCCAGTCCGTCGCGAGCCCGTCGCGGTCCTCGCAGGAGTACTGGCACATCGGCGACACCATCACGCGGTTCGGAAGCGTTGTTTCCGAGAGCTGCAGCGACGTAAAGAGATCGGCACTCATCACGGACCCGACGGGTCGGCCCGGCAAAGCCCCGGCGCTCGCGGCGAGACGGGCCGGTTCCGGTGCCGCGCGGCTCCCCGCGACGCCCTCGATCCCCGGTATTGACGGTCCCGCCGGCCCTCGACACGCCCATGCCCACCTGGGACGAGCGGTTCCGCGAGGGGGAGTACCCGACCGATCCGGAACCGGATCCGCTGCTGGAACGGTACGTGGATTCGTTTCCCGAGGGCCGCGCGCTGGACGTGGCGACCGGGACCGGCCGGAACGCCGTTTTCCTGGCGAGCGAAGGGTATCGCGTCGACGCGCTGGACCAGTCCCGCGCCGGTCTGGAGATCACCCGGAGGAACGCCCGCGAACGCGGCGTCGCCGACCGCCTCGAACTCGTCCAGACCGACGTGCCGAGCCACGGGTTCCCCGACTCCCGATACGCGGTGGTGACCATCAGTTTCTACCGCGCGCTGGACCGCCTCTCGGACATCAAGGACGCGCTGGAACCCGGTGGCTACCTCTTCGTCCAGC
Above is a genomic segment from Halorientalis sp. LT38 containing:
- a CDS encoding carotenoid oxygenase family protein, whose translation is MESYPGFHSLEDERAASLAVEGSLPEWLTGSLIRNGPGTFSLAGGESVDHWFDGLAMCYRFTFDPGNQARGSTTGAEDAVHYRNRFLETDAYEEARTGQFTGGFATGETTLRERLRAFVTEPYDNTNIIVERIGDRYLALTESPRAVVVDPDTLGVEGHFQYDGSAPVGQLACAHLKRDPATGTMFNFETEFGRTSTYHVHALTDDGGRRHVGSVETDAPAYMHSFALTPRYVVLTEFPLRVNPLTFLTPGRQAPFIEQFEWQPDRGTRVIVMDRSSGRVLAEPVADAVFGFHHVNAFERDGGTELVFDVETIPDATAIGELSLESLRDGDLNAIAGRLERFTVDLGGVTGRARYGAEDTTVSREMLYDDGTALPTVSPARWCRSHRYVYAMSMDQPATEWATGVVKYDTETGDVSEFDSGGDYFGEPIFVPGDGATEDAGVVLTVALDVDAGRSRLLVLDGQRFDERARAVLPHFVPFDFHGRYFPEVRAKPAG
- a CDS encoding class I SAM-dependent methyltransferase, with translation MPTWDERFREGEYPTDPEPDPLLERYVDSFPEGRALDVATGTGRNAVFLASEGYRVDALDQSRAGLEITRRNARERGVADRLELVQTDVPSHGFPDSRYAVVTISFYRALDRLSDIKDALEPGGYLFVQHHLRSSDELDRGPSTDRYRFAANELLRACLDLTVLYYDERTERRDGRRGATARVLARNTTGGHQSYPEIADP
- a CDS encoding NADH:flavin oxidoreductase/NADH oxidase, with product MSADLFTSLQLSETTLPNRVMVSPMCQYSCEDRDGLATDWHFQHLASRAVGGAGVVMTEATAVEPRGRISPEDLGIWSDEHADALSDITEFVREQGSAPAIQLAHAGRKAATSRPWEGHGPLQPDEGGWETLAPTDEPYPYEADAPPIRRATEADLADVREAFADAARRARDAGFEIAEVHAAHGYLLHEFLSPVTNTRDDAYGGDFESRIRFPLEVIEAVREVWPDDRPLFVRISATDWLPDRDSWTVDDSIRFADRASEAGVDLIDVSGGGIHPDQQVPDGGPGYQISYGRRIREESEAAPEDLKVGAVGGITTPEQADALVRNDRGDLAIVGREHLRDPYFTLHAAQKLGREEAVDVPSQYFRAF